One segment of Macrotis lagotis isolate mMagLag1 chromosome 1, bilby.v1.9.chrom.fasta, whole genome shotgun sequence DNA contains the following:
- the PCNA gene encoding proliferating cell nuclear antigen: MFEARLVQGSILKKVLEALKDFINEACWDISSGGVNLQSMDSSHISLVQLTLRSEGFDTYRCDRNLAMGVNLTSMSKILKCASNEDIITLRAEDNADTLALIFEAPNQEKVSDYEMKLMDLDVEQLGIPEQEYSCVVKMPSGEFARICRDLSHIGDAVVISCAKDGVKFSASGELGSGNVKLSQTSNVDKEEEAVTIEMNEPVQLTFALRYLNFFTKATPLSPTVTLSMSADVPLVVEYKIADMGHLKYYLAPKIEDEGGS; the protein is encoded by the exons ATGTTCGAGGCCAGGCTAGTGCAGGGCTCCATCCTCAAGAAGGTGCTGGAAGCGCTGAAAGACTTCATCAACGAGGCCTGCTGGGACATCAGCTCGGGCGGGGTGAACCTGCAGAGCATGGACTCGTCGCACATCTCCCTGGTGCAGCTCACGCTGCGCTCGGAGGGCTTCGACACCTACCGCTGCGACCGCAACCTGGCCATGGGCGTTAACCTCACCAG CATGTCCAAAATACTAAAATGTGCCAGCAACGAAGATATCATTACCCTCAGGGCCGAAGACAACGCAGACACACTTGCACTAATATTCGAGGCACCAA ATCAGGAAAAAGTTTCAGACTATGAGATGAAATTAATGGATTTAGACGTTGAACAACTTGGAATTCCA GAGCAAGAATACAGTTGTGTAGTGAAAATGCCTTCTGGTGAATTTGCACGAATCTGTCGGGATCTCAGTCATATTGGAGATGCTGTTGTAATTTCCTGTGCAAAAGATGGTGTAAAGTTTTCTGCCAGTGGAGAATTGGGAAGTGGAAATGTAAAACTTTCACAGACAAGTAATGTTGACAAAGAGGAGGAAGCT GTTACAATAGAAATGAATGAGCCGGTTCAGTTAACCTTTGCACTTCGATACCTGAATTTCTTTACCAAAGCCACTCCACTTTCTCCTACAGTAACACTCAGTATGTCTGCAGATGTACCACTTG ttgtagaATATAAGATTGCAGATATGGGACATTTAAAATATTACCTGGCTCCCAAGATTGAGGATGAAGGAGGATCTTAA